DNA from Acidiphilium acidophilum:
CTCCGACTTCACATCCAGTTCCTCAAGATGAGGGCTTTCTCCGGCAGTCTCGGCTCGGGCGAGGAAGAGCAGGCTTTGGATCACCCGGCTGATGCGGGCGCATTCTTCCAGCGCCGAGCCCAATACGTCCCGGTACTCCTCAAGTGAGCGTGCCCTGCCCAAGGCCACCTCGATCTCGCCACGGAGATTGTTGACGGGAGTTCGCAGTTCATGGGCGACATCGGCCGAAAACTGCGATATCTGTGCAAATGAGTCCTCAAGCCGGTCCAGCATGTCGTTGAACGTGTCGGCAAGAGACTGCAACTCCGCAGGAAGTCCAACAGTGTCGATGCGCTCATGCAGCGTGGAGGAGCGTATATTGCGCGCTGTCCTGATGATGTGTTCGACCGGACGCATCCCGCTGCGGGCGATTGCAAAACCGATCGCGGAGCAGAGCGCCAAGGAGATGGTCAGCACCAGCAGCAGCCGCTCTCGGTAATGTACCAGAAGACGCTGCTCATCGGTACGGTCGATAGCGACCTGGAACACCCTGCCCGCGCCCTTCCCATTGGTTATGCGGGCACTCAGGGTCTGGAACAGTTGCCCCGCGCTGGTCTGGATCGTGCGGATGACATCATGATGAGGCTGAATCGCCATCAGCGCCGGAAAATCGGCGACTGGCAACTCCCGGTCCATGCCGTTCGTCTCCATTTGCGTTCGGCCATCGGCCGCGATGACGCGGACCCAAATCAGCTGCG
Protein-coding regions in this window:
- a CDS encoding histidine kinase dimerization/phospho-acceptor domain-containing protein; the protein is MNIDKADSTRQPSRLSSLRRFGGSMVMRMTAWYAGSSFLLILTATGFLYWTVAANLEAEDRRIMSNTATNLQYLLHASMNLNVAKHMVASPSGSFTRPQLIWVRVIAADGRTQMETNGMDRELPVADFPALMAIQPHHDVIRTIQTSAGQLFQTLSARITNGKGAGRVFQVAIDRTDEQRLLVHYRERLLLVLTISLALCSAIGFAIARSGMRPVEHIIRTARNIRSSTLHERIDTVGLPAELQSLADTFNDMLDRLEDSFAQISQFSADVAHELRTPVNNLRGEIEVALGRARSLEEYRDVLGSALEECARISRVIQSLLFLARAETAGESPHLEELDVKSE